The Streptomyces sp. NBC_01775 genome includes a region encoding these proteins:
- a CDS encoding FAD-dependent oxidoreductase — protein MTTLPVGYESYWMLSATGTPCPALPSDSSVEVDVAVVGGGMAGLSVAWELSRAGRSVAVLESDRMAAGVTGHTTAKLSALHGLFYGWLRSSRGEEEARHYALSQQGAVEHLADIARELGIECELERVPAYTYVESGEHEDEVREEAEAAAAAGLAASFVTRTGLPFPVSAAVRVEDQAQFHPRKYLLGLVAAIQREGGLLYERTRIVALDEGEPCRLVAENGGEVVARDVVVATHYPVFDRALMFSRLEPRRELVISALLPEAEDPGGTYLTPERSTRSVHTAPYPFAEGQRLLIVTGEKFTPGMTGIGSVGARYERLAAWTYERFPSARLAHRWATQDNESSDRVPYIGRFHPAAQHTYVATGFGGWGMSSGVLSGQLLAAHITGEPLPPWARLYDPVRLRPSEASALLRFQSAVARRFVGDRLRPSYLDSVDEIPPGTGAIVRVRGRRCAVHRTTEGELRAVSPRCTHLGCLVRFNDEEAAWECPCHGSRFGTDGRVIQGPATRPLEKRDLGEE, from the coding sequence GTGACGACACTGCCCGTCGGTTACGAGTCCTATTGGATGCTCTCAGCGACAGGAACCCCGTGCCCGGCACTGCCGTCCGACAGCTCGGTCGAGGTGGACGTGGCGGTGGTGGGCGGCGGGATGGCGGGCCTCTCGGTGGCATGGGAGCTGTCACGGGCCGGCCGGAGTGTGGCCGTCCTGGAGTCCGACCGGATGGCGGCAGGGGTCACGGGCCACACCACCGCCAAGCTCTCCGCGCTGCACGGCCTGTTCTACGGCTGGCTGCGCTCCAGCAGGGGCGAGGAGGAGGCACGCCACTACGCGCTCTCCCAGCAGGGCGCCGTCGAGCATCTCGCGGACATCGCACGGGAGCTGGGCATCGAGTGCGAGCTGGAGAGGGTGCCCGCCTACACCTACGTGGAGTCGGGCGAGCACGAGGACGAGGTGCGTGAGGAGGCGGAGGCCGCCGCGGCGGCGGGACTCGCCGCCTCCTTCGTGACCCGCACCGGGCTCCCCTTTCCGGTGAGCGCTGCCGTCAGGGTGGAGGACCAGGCCCAGTTCCACCCCCGCAAATACCTGCTGGGCCTGGTGGCCGCCATACAGCGCGAGGGCGGGCTGCTCTATGAGCGCACCCGGATCGTCGCACTGGATGAAGGCGAGCCGTGCCGGCTGGTGGCGGAGAACGGCGGCGAGGTCGTCGCCCGCGACGTGGTGGTGGCCACGCACTATCCGGTCTTCGACAGAGCGCTGATGTTCTCCCGGCTGGAGCCCCGCCGGGAGCTGGTCATCTCCGCGCTGCTCCCCGAGGCCGAGGACCCGGGCGGCACCTATCTGACCCCGGAGCGCAGCACGCGCTCGGTGCACACCGCTCCCTACCCCTTCGCCGAGGGGCAGCGGCTGCTGATCGTGACGGGCGAGAAGTTCACCCCCGGGATGACCGGAATAGGGTCCGTCGGCGCCCGCTACGAACGTCTCGCCGCGTGGACGTACGAGCGCTTCCCCAGCGCGCGGCTCGCCCACCGCTGGGCGACACAGGACAACGAATCCTCCGATCGCGTGCCCTACATCGGCCGCTTCCACCCGGCGGCCCAGCACACCTATGTCGCCACCGGGTTCGGCGGCTGGGGGATGAGCTCAGGCGTGCTGTCCGGGCAGCTGCTGGCCGCGCACATCACGGGTGAGCCGCTGCCGCCGTGGGCACGGCTGTACGACCCGGTCAGGCTCCGCCCGAGCGAGGCGTCCGCGCTGCTGCGGTTCCAGTCGGCCGTGGCGCGCCGGTTCGTGGGCGACCGGCTGCGCCCCTCGTACCTGGATTCGGTGGACGAGATCCCGCCGGGTACGGGGGCGATCGTGCGGGTGCGCGGCCGTCGCTGCGCCGTGCACCGTACGACGGAGGGTGAGCTGCGCGCCGTCTCCCCGCGCTGCACGCACCTGGGCTGCCTGGTGCGGTTCAACGACGAGGAGGCGGCCTGGGAATGCCCCTGCCACGGCTCGCGCTTCGGTACGGACGGCAGGGTGATCCAGGGCCCGGCGACCCGCCCTCTGGAGAAGCGCGACCTCGGCGAGGAGTGA
- a CDS encoding ATP-binding protein, with protein sequence MASSHPPTQLIPSHQADPAEAVRREGFELPAHTSSVSRARAHVSGQLRRWGFPEDLGHTAQLVISEFVTNAVLHTDSGRIGCSLHLDGERLRIEVSDEGAEGCAPQPRIATPEEVNGRGLQLVGALAERWGVSSGDARCGRVVWAELGTC encoded by the coding sequence GTGGCCTCCTCGCACCCCCCTACGCAGCTCATCCCTTCGCACCAGGCCGACCCGGCCGAGGCAGTGCGGCGGGAGGGATTCGAGCTGCCCGCGCACACGTCCTCCGTCTCCAGAGCGCGGGCCCACGTCAGCGGCCAGCTGCGCCGCTGGGGCTTTCCCGAGGACCTGGGTCACACGGCACAGCTGGTGATCTCCGAGTTCGTCACCAACGCCGTCCTGCACACGGACAGCGGGCGCATAGGGTGCAGCCTCCATCTGGACGGGGAGCGCCTGCGTATAGAGGTCAGCGACGAAGGCGCGGAAGGCTGCGCGCCTCAGCCCCGTATCGCGACCCCGGAAGAGGTGAACGGCCGGGGTCTTCAGCTTGTCGGGGCTCTCGCCGAGCGGTGGGGGGTCTCCTCGGGGGACGCCCGGTGCGGCCGTGTGGTGTGGGCCGAGCTGGGCACGTGCTGA
- a CDS encoding helix-turn-helix domain-containing protein, protein MAEARSAPTVGQIVLGLRLRELRERAGCSFTEAAYALSVNTTTVRRMEKAEVGLKPPYVEKLLKVYGLSDEETESFLSLVEEANRPGWWHGFRDVLPAWFSLYVSLEGEASLIRAYEPHCVPGLLQTEDYARALLRTGFPGADEEELDRRVALRMGRQRLLEGPEAPVLWAVLDEQVLRRHVGSPAVMREQIDRLIEVTARPNITLQIIPFTSGPHPGMFGPFQLFRFEIPELPDIVYTENLTGAAYLDERPDTAAYLEVLDRMGAQAAPVPHTEAVLGEIRKEF, encoded by the coding sequence GTGGCCGAGGCCCGTTCCGCACCAACTGTGGGGCAGATAGTTCTCGGCCTGCGGCTGCGCGAGTTGCGCGAGCGCGCAGGATGCTCCTTCACCGAGGCGGCGTACGCACTCAGCGTCAACACGACCACCGTGCGGCGCATGGAGAAGGCCGAGGTCGGTCTCAAGCCACCGTATGTGGAGAAGCTGCTGAAGGTCTACGGCCTCTCCGACGAGGAGACGGAGTCGTTCCTCTCCCTCGTGGAGGAGGCGAACCGCCCCGGATGGTGGCACGGCTTCCGCGATGTGCTGCCCGCGTGGTTCAGCCTTTACGTGAGCCTTGAGGGCGAGGCCAGCTTGATCAGGGCCTATGAGCCGCACTGCGTCCCAGGGCTTCTCCAGACCGAGGACTACGCGCGTGCACTGCTGCGCACCGGATTCCCCGGGGCCGACGAGGAGGAGCTCGACCGCAGGGTCGCGCTCCGTATGGGCCGCCAGCGGCTCCTCGAAGGACCGGAAGCCCCGGTGCTGTGGGCGGTGCTCGACGAGCAGGTACTGCGGCGCCACGTGGGATCGCCCGCCGTGATGCGGGAGCAGATCGACCGGCTCATCGAGGTCACCGCGCGGCCGAACATCACGCTTCAGATCATTCCCTTCACCTCGGGTCCGCACCCCGGCATGTTCGGGCCCTTCCAGCTCTTCCGCTTCGAGATCCCGGAGCTCCCGGACATCGTCTACACGGAGAACCTGACGGGTGCCGCGTATCTGGACGAGCGTCCGGACACCGCCGCCTATCTGGAGGTGCTGGACCGCATGGGCGCGCAGGCCGCGCCGGTACCACACACCGAGGCCGTCCTCGGTGAGATCCGCAAGGAGTTCTGA
- a CDS encoding DUF397 domain-containing protein codes for MGHTGHKRHIYNGMPAKDLGTEGWQKPWSGTNGGSCVEAMKLGDGRVALRQSTDPEGPALIYTTNEFETFLRGAKQGVADFLLATD; via the coding sequence ATGGGTCACACAGGCCACAAGCGCCACATATACAACGGCATGCCTGCGAAGGACCTCGGCACCGAGGGCTGGCAGAAGCCCTGGAGTGGCACCAACGGCGGAAGCTGCGTCGAGGCGATGAAGCTCGGCGACGGGCGCGTCGCGCTACGGCAGTCGACGGACCCGGAAGGGCCGGCGCTGATCTACACCACCAACGAGTTCGAGACCTTCCTCCGGGGCGCCAAGCAGGGCGTGGCCGACTTCCTGCTGGCCACCGACTGA
- a CDS encoding TetR/AcrR family transcriptional regulator: MSENPTGLRERKRQRTYRTISEAAVALFLEKGFAAVSVTEIAEAAQVSKPTLFRYFPAKEDMALYRFADHEDEAARVVAARTEGTAPLDALEAHFLTGLEARDPVTGLCDAPEVLAFHRLLYGTPSLVARLHSYTARSEDALAGELAKAAPAGADPGAGAKLTARLAAGQIVTVQRVLATENWRRISEGADAESLYPPSRRDARKAFALLRSGLTPYA; encoded by the coding sequence ATGAGTGAGAACCCCACAGGACTGCGCGAGCGCAAGCGGCAGCGCACCTACCGGACGATCTCCGAGGCCGCCGTCGCCCTCTTCCTGGAAAAGGGCTTCGCCGCCGTCTCCGTCACCGAGATCGCCGAGGCGGCCCAGGTCTCCAAGCCCACCCTCTTCCGCTACTTCCCGGCCAAGGAGGACATGGCCCTCTACCGCTTCGCCGACCACGAGGACGAGGCCGCCCGGGTGGTCGCGGCCCGCACCGAGGGGACCGCACCCCTCGACGCGCTGGAGGCACACTTCCTGACCGGACTGGAGGCCCGCGACCCGGTGACCGGGCTGTGCGACGCGCCGGAGGTGCTGGCCTTCCACCGGCTGCTGTACGGCACCCCGAGCCTGGTCGCCCGGCTGCACTCCTACACCGCGCGCTCCGAGGACGCGCTGGCCGGCGAGCTGGCGAAGGCCGCCCCCGCGGGCGCGGACCCCGGAGCGGGCGCGAAGCTGACGGCGCGGCTGGCGGCGGGTCAGATCGTCACCGTCCAGCGGGTGCTGGCGACCGAGAACTGGCGCCGGATCTCCGAGGGAGCCGACGCCGAGAGCCTGTACCCCCCGTCCCGCCGGGACGCCCGGAAGGCATTCGCACTGCTGCGCTCGGGCCTCACGCCGTACGCCTGA
- a CDS encoding acyl-CoA dehydrogenase: MATPSLLLSRRDLDFQLYDWLDVGALTRREHYAEHSRETFDDALDLSERIAQRHFATHNKKNDQEEPWFDGERVHTLPEAAEALGVFAESGLLAASMDEEFGGMGMPHTVATACFSYFHAANVGTSAYPFLTLGNARLLCAHGSREQVDTYVRPMLEGRFFGTMCLSEPQAGSSLADVATRAEERPDGTYRLFGTKMWISGGDHELAENIVHLVLARIPGGPPGVKGLSLFIVPKHLVGPDGGLGERNDVVPAGLNHKMGYRGTTNALLNFGEGARHRPGGEAGAVGHLVGEPHRGLAYMFHMMNGARIGVGAGAMALGYTGYLKSLRYARERPQGRPLSAGGKDASAPQVPIIEHTDVRRMLLAQKSYVEGALGLLLYCSRLVDEQCSAATEEERARAGLLLDVLTPLAKSWPSQWCLEANSLAIQVHGGYGYTREYDVEQHYRDNRLNPIHEGTHGIQGLDLLGRKAVMHDGAGLRALGEAVAGTLERAAAAGGEAERLGAPLRASWERVTTVTARLWEKGDPAVALANSSVYLEAVGHVVVAWIWLGQFLATGSGDDDFLRGKRQAARYFFHSELPRTGPQFDLLESLDTVALETDPAWL, from the coding sequence ATGGCCACACCCTCGCTCCTCCTCTCCCGCCGCGATCTCGACTTCCAGCTCTACGACTGGCTGGACGTCGGGGCGCTGACCCGGCGCGAGCACTACGCGGAACACTCCAGGGAGACCTTCGACGACGCCCTCGACCTGAGCGAGCGCATCGCCCAACGGCACTTCGCGACGCACAACAAGAAGAACGACCAGGAAGAACCCTGGTTCGACGGTGAGCGCGTCCACACTCTCCCGGAGGCGGCCGAGGCGCTGGGGGTGTTCGCCGAATCGGGGCTGCTGGCGGCGTCCATGGACGAGGAGTTCGGCGGCATGGGCATGCCGCACACCGTGGCGACGGCCTGCTTCAGCTACTTCCACGCGGCCAACGTGGGCACGTCCGCGTATCCGTTCCTCACCCTCGGCAACGCGCGCCTGCTGTGCGCGCACGGCTCGCGCGAGCAGGTCGACACCTATGTGCGGCCGATGCTGGAGGGGCGGTTCTTCGGGACCATGTGCCTGTCCGAGCCGCAGGCGGGCTCCTCGCTCGCCGATGTGGCCACCCGTGCCGAGGAGCGGCCGGACGGCACCTACCGGCTCTTCGGCACCAAGATGTGGATCTCCGGGGGCGACCACGAGCTGGCGGAGAACATCGTCCATCTGGTGCTGGCCCGCATCCCCGGTGGGCCGCCCGGGGTCAAGGGGCTCTCGCTGTTCATCGTCCCCAAGCACCTGGTGGGCCCGGACGGCGGCCTCGGCGAGCGCAACGACGTGGTGCCCGCCGGGCTCAACCACAAGATGGGGTACCGGGGCACCACCAACGCGCTGCTCAACTTCGGCGAGGGCGCCCGCCACCGGCCCGGCGGCGAGGCCGGCGCCGTGGGTCACCTGGTGGGCGAGCCGCACCGGGGCCTCGCGTACATGTTCCACATGATGAACGGCGCGCGGATCGGCGTCGGAGCCGGCGCGATGGCGCTCGGCTACACCGGATACCTCAAGTCTCTGCGCTACGCACGCGAACGCCCCCAGGGCCGCCCGCTCAGCGCGGGCGGCAAGGACGCCTCGGCCCCGCAGGTGCCGATCATCGAGCACACGGACGTACGCCGCATGCTGCTCGCACAGAAGTCGTACGTGGAAGGGGCGCTCGGACTGCTCCTGTACTGCTCACGGCTGGTGGACGAGCAGTGCTCCGCCGCCACGGAGGAGGAGCGCGCACGCGCCGGACTGCTGCTGGACGTGCTGACCCCCCTCGCCAAGAGCTGGCCCTCCCAGTGGTGCCTGGAGGCCAACAGCCTCGCCATCCAGGTGCACGGCGGATACGGCTACACCCGGGAGTACGACGTCGAGCAGCACTACCGCGACAACCGTCTCAACCCCATCCACGAGGGCACCCACGGCATTCAGGGCCTGGACCTGCTGGGCCGCAAGGCGGTGATGCACGACGGCGCGGGGCTGCGCGCGCTGGGCGAGGCAGTGGCCGGGACGCTGGAGCGGGCCGCGGCTGCGGGGGGCGAGGCCGAGCGGCTCGGTGCCCCGCTGCGCGCCTCGTGGGAGCGCGTGACGACGGTGACGGCCCGGCTGTGGGAGAAGGGCGACCCGGCGGTGGCGCTGGCCAACTCCTCCGTCTACCTGGAGGCGGTCGGCCATGTGGTGGTGGCCTGGATCTGGCTGGGGCAGTTCCTGGCCACGGGCTCGGGCGACGACGACTTCCTGCGGGGCAAGCGGCAGGCGGCGCGTTACTTCTTCCACTCGGAACTTCCCCGCACAGGGCCGCAGTTCGACCTGCTGGAGTCGCTGGACACGGTCGCGCTGGAGACCGACCCGGCCTGGCTGTGA
- a CDS encoding helix-turn-helix domain-containing protein translates to MSAEPRREASVGRILDHPRGGPTILRIVLGTQLRRLREEHGITREAAGDAIRGSHAKISRLELGRVGCKERDVADLLTLYEVWDPKEREEYLSLARQAGSPGWWQKYSDVMSPWFDRLIGLEEAASIIRMYEVQFVPGLLQTRDYAREVIRLGHPRDDERQSGRRIQLRMERQSILDRPHAPRLWAVMDEAALRRPLGSREVMREQLRHLIKATQQPNITLQIAPFNIGGLAAAGGPVTILRFLEPDLPDIVYLEQLTSSLYLDKREEVEGYMVVMDRLCAMAEPPARTAGFLEELLSEYER, encoded by the coding sequence ATGTCAGCAGAGCCGCGGCGCGAGGCGTCGGTCGGACGCATCCTGGATCACCCTCGGGGCGGTCCCACGATCTTGCGTATCGTCCTGGGCACCCAGCTGCGACGGCTGCGCGAGGAGCACGGGATCACCCGCGAGGCGGCGGGCGACGCCATCCGCGGATCGCACGCCAAGATCAGCCGCCTGGAGCTGGGGCGGGTCGGCTGCAAGGAGCGGGATGTCGCCGACCTGTTGACGCTCTACGAGGTGTGGGACCCGAAGGAGCGCGAGGAGTATCTCTCCCTCGCGCGCCAGGCGGGCAGTCCGGGCTGGTGGCAGAAGTACAGCGACGTGATGTCGCCGTGGTTCGACCGCCTCATCGGCCTGGAAGAGGCCGCCTCGATCATCCGCATGTATGAGGTGCAGTTCGTACCCGGTCTGCTCCAGACGCGGGACTACGCACGCGAGGTCATCAGACTCGGTCACCCCAGGGACGACGAGCGGCAGTCGGGGCGGCGGATCCAGCTGCGCATGGAGCGCCAGTCGATCCTGGACCGGCCGCACGCGCCCCGGCTGTGGGCCGTGATGGACGAGGCGGCGCTGCGCCGTCCGCTGGGCTCCCGAGAGGTGATGCGCGAGCAGCTGCGGCATCTGATCAAGGCCACTCAGCAGCCCAACATCACTCTCCAGATCGCCCCGTTCAACATCGGCGGCCTCGCCGCCGCGGGCGGGCCGGTGACGATACTGCGCTTCCTGGAGCCCGACCTGCCCGACATTGTCTATCTGGAGCAGCTCACCAGCTCCCTCTACCTGGACAAGCGCGAAGAGGTGGAGGGTTACATGGTGGTGATGGACCGGTTGTGCGCGATGGCCGAGCCGCCTGCCAGAACGGCCGGCTTCCTGGAAGAGCTGCTGAGCGAGTACGAGCGCTGA
- a CDS encoding SAM-dependent methyltransferase, translating to MTTRENLPGIDTTKPHSARMYDYYLGGKTHYEVDVQAAEAVIATVPYAGAMARANRDFMIRATRWLTAERGVRQFLDIGSGIPTEPNLHQVAQAVAPDARVVYTDSDPIVLQYAQALLHSTPEGRTTYLQADATRPETIMDSDELHTTLDLTRPVALSVNALFHFVPDESGPYELLRGLMERLAPGSFLCLSHATAQPDDLELAVLGKKVEEIYAKGGTTMRLRENAEIARFFDGLELVQPGLIMAHQWRPEPGMTCELKDGEPSMLAGVARKP from the coding sequence ATGACCACACGGGAGAACCTCCCCGGCATAGACACGACCAAGCCGCACTCGGCTCGGATGTACGACTACTACCTCGGGGGAAAGACCCACTACGAAGTGGACGTACAGGCAGCGGAGGCCGTCATCGCCACCGTGCCGTACGCCGGTGCCATGGCCCGCGCCAACCGTGACTTCATGATCCGCGCGACCCGCTGGCTGACCGCCGAACGCGGCGTGCGGCAGTTCCTGGACATCGGCAGCGGCATCCCGACCGAGCCCAACTTGCACCAGGTGGCGCAGGCGGTCGCCCCCGACGCACGGGTGGTCTACACCGACAGCGACCCGATCGTGCTCCAGTACGCGCAGGCGCTGCTGCACAGCACACCGGAGGGACGCACCACCTACCTCCAGGCGGACGCCACCCGTCCGGAGACGATCATGGACTCGGACGAACTGCACACCACCCTCGACCTGACCCGTCCGGTGGCCCTGTCGGTCAACGCGCTCTTCCACTTCGTCCCCGACGAGTCGGGCCCCTACGAGCTCCTGCGAGGGCTGATGGAGCGGCTCGCGCCCGGCAGTTTCCTGTGCCTCTCACACGCCACGGCCCAGCCGGACGACCTTGAGCTGGCGGTCCTCGGCAAGAAGGTCGAGGAGATCTACGCCAAGGGCGGCACGACGATGCGGCTGCGCGAGAACGCGGAGATCGCGCGCTTCTTCGACGGCCTGGAGCTGGTCCAGCCGGGGCTCATCATGGCGCACCAGTGGCGTCCCGAGCCCGGAATGACCTGCGAGCTCAAGGACGGCGAGCCCAGCATGCTCGCGGGGGTCGCGCGCAAGCCCTGA
- a CDS encoding SAM-dependent methyltransferase — translation MRKEEPGSEGQEPEQSVDVTVPSVARMYDFYLGGKDNYAVDREAVAELDKMVPSTKPLALNNRRFLRRVVRILAEDYGIRQFLDHGSGLPTQDNVHQVAQRVDPRARVVYVDNDPIVLAHGRALLEENAFTCVIQADMRATDEIFEHPEVRRLLDRDQPVAALFVSVMHCIPDSSDPAAVVRRVMERLPRGSFVVINQLVSHDKGTRDFVTEFMDRSTGGQWGRVREPHEVDGYFEGLELLDPGLGRIDDWRRDSEVGPRQLTDEWFEYGGVARKP, via the coding sequence ATGCGGAAAGAAGAGCCCGGTTCCGAAGGGCAAGAGCCGGAGCAGTCGGTGGATGTGACCGTGCCGAGCGTGGCGCGGATGTACGACTTCTACCTCGGCGGCAAGGACAACTACGCCGTGGACCGCGAGGCAGTGGCGGAGCTGGACAAGATGGTCCCCAGCACCAAGCCCCTCGCGCTCAACAACAGGCGCTTCCTCAGGCGCGTGGTGCGCATCCTGGCCGAGGACTACGGCATCCGCCAGTTCCTGGACCACGGATCAGGGCTGCCCACCCAGGACAACGTCCATCAGGTCGCGCAGCGGGTGGATCCCCGAGCCCGCGTCGTCTATGTCGACAACGACCCGATCGTGCTGGCGCACGGCCGCGCGCTCCTGGAGGAGAACGCTTTCACCTGTGTCATCCAGGCCGACATGCGGGCCACCGACGAGATCTTCGAGCATCCGGAAGTGCGCAGACTGCTCGACCGGGACCAGCCCGTGGCCGCGCTGTTCGTCTCCGTGATGCACTGCATCCCCGACTCCTCGGACCCGGCCGCAGTGGTGCGCCGTGTCATGGAGCGGCTGCCCCGGGGCAGCTTCGTCGTCATCAACCAGCTGGTGAGCCACGACAAGGGAACCCGCGACTTCGTCACCGAGTTCATGGACCGCAGCACCGGCGGACAGTGGGGCAGGGTCCGCGAACCGCACGAGGTCGACGGCTATTTCGAGGGCCTCGAACTGCTGGATCCCGGCCTCGGAAGGATCGACGACTGGCGCCGGGATTCCGAGGTGGGGCCGCGTCAGCTCACGGACGAGTGGTTCGAGTACGGAGGCGTGGCCCGCAAGCCGTAG
- a CDS encoding HelD family protein, translating into MTGEHTTGDDGGSPHGELAAERAYTALCGAALDRMSELAQGRVLEGAGILTGRHSGESAGEGVAGDGASAEALGRHLRSRAKEWREEPQGPPFFGRLDFECEGAGGDEAGEHRGQRYYIGRRRVCEHPASPPLVLDWRAPVSRAFYQASALHPQGVRMRRRFGWAPGSPGTAGDLTGMEDEPLADADSAPEPVRASRIVAGEIERPRVGPMRDIVATIQPEQDELVRSGPEDSVCVQGAPGTGKTAVGLHRAAYLLYTHPRRFERGGMLVVGPNSAFLGYISEVLPSLGEAGVRQCRVDDLLPGRPVRAADSPEAVEVKHGAAMAAVLRRALYSRVRLPDAPLAVPDGSYRWRLPEEDLRAVVEETLAQAPPYGVGRERVRARTVALLRSQAERRAGPPDGAWLRRMGRTKALTGFLDAVWPRAKPEEVLIQLLGSSAALEAASEGLLSPREREALLWSARRLRSPRAAQWSPADLLLLDEVAGLIAHPEESYAHVVVDEAQDLSPMQCRVLARRSRFGSLTVLGDLAQGTTPWAARDWSAQLAHLGAPGASVVPLTTGFRVPAVLVEAANRLLDSLEVRVPPSRSLRRDGELTTLRVPGDSALARAVTERVRAALDGEGSVAVIADRKRVEPLLSALHSAGLAAGGPEDGGGGGGALGRVAVLPADLAKGLEYDHVVLAEPAQIAESGPRGLELLYVVLTRAVSRLDILHARELPEAMAG; encoded by the coding sequence ATGACCGGGGAGCACACCACGGGTGACGACGGCGGGAGCCCGCACGGCGAACTGGCCGCCGAGCGCGCTTACACAGCGCTGTGCGGCGCCGCGCTCGACCGGATGTCCGAACTGGCACAAGGCCGTGTCCTGGAGGGCGCCGGCATCCTCACCGGCCGGCACTCGGGCGAGAGCGCGGGTGAGGGCGTGGCGGGCGACGGCGCGAGCGCGGAGGCCCTCGGGCGCCATCTGCGCAGCCGGGCCAAGGAGTGGCGCGAGGAGCCGCAAGGGCCGCCCTTCTTCGGACGGCTCGACTTCGAGTGCGAAGGTGCCGGCGGCGACGAAGCCGGGGAACACCGGGGTCAGCGCTACTACATCGGGCGCCGCCGCGTCTGCGAACACCCCGCGTCACCGCCCCTGGTCCTGGACTGGCGCGCACCCGTCTCCCGCGCCTTCTACCAGGCGAGCGCCCTGCACCCCCAGGGCGTCCGGATGCGCCGCCGCTTCGGCTGGGCGCCGGGCAGCCCGGGCACGGCCGGGGATCTGACGGGCATGGAGGACGAGCCGCTCGCGGACGCGGACAGCGCGCCGGAGCCTGTCCGCGCGAGCCGGATCGTCGCCGGGGAGATCGAGAGGCCACGGGTCGGCCCGATGCGCGACATCGTCGCCACGATCCAGCCCGAGCAGGACGAACTCGTCCGCTCGGGGCCCGAGGACTCCGTGTGCGTCCAGGGCGCGCCCGGCACCGGCAAGACCGCCGTGGGCCTGCACCGGGCCGCGTATCTGCTCTACACCCATCCCCGCAGGTTCGAGCGCGGCGGCATGCTGGTGGTCGGGCCCAACAGCGCGTTCCTCGGCTACATCTCCGAAGTACTGCCCTCGCTGGGCGAGGCGGGCGTGCGCCAGTGCCGGGTGGACGACCTGCTGCCCGGCCGCCCGGTGCGCGCGGCGGACAGCCCCGAGGCGGTGGAGGTCAAGCACGGGGCGGCGATGGCGGCCGTGCTGCGGCGGGCCCTCTACTCCCGGGTCCGCCTTCCGGACGCGCCGCTGGCCGTGCCCGACGGCTCCTACCGTTGGCGCCTGCCCGAGGAGGACCTGCGCGCCGTCGTCGAGGAGACGCTGGCCCAGGCGCCGCCGTACGGGGTGGGCCGGGAGCGGGTGCGGGCGCGCACCGTGGCACTGCTGCGGTCCCAGGCCGAGCGCCGCGCCGGGCCGCCGGACGGGGCCTGGCTGCGCCGGATGGGCAGGACCAAGGCGCTCACGGGCTTTCTGGACGCGGTGTGGCCCCGGGCGAAGCCGGAGGAGGTCTTGATCCAACTCCTGGGCAGCAGCGCCGCGTTGGAGGCGGCGAGCGAGGGCCTGCTGAGTCCCCGGGAGCGGGAGGCGCTGCTGTGGAGCGCGCGCCGTCTGCGATCCCCCCGTGCGGCGCAGTGGTCGCCGGCGGATCTGCTGCTGCTGGACGAGGTGGCAGGGCTGATCGCGCATCCGGAGGAGAGCTACGCCCATGTGGTGGTGGACGAGGCACAGGACCTCTCTCCCATGCAGTGCCGCGTCCTGGCGCGCCGCAGCCGCTTCGGCTCACTGACCGTGCTGGGCGACCTGGCGCAGGGCACCACGCCGTGGGCGGCTCGCGACTGGTCCGCACAGCTCGCACACCTGGGCGCGCCCGGGGCGAGCGTGGTCCCGCTGACCACCGGATTCCGGGTGCCCGCCGTGCTCGTCGAGGCCGCCAACAGGCTGCTGGACTCGCTGGAGGTGCGGGTACCGCCGTCGCGGTCCCTGCGCCGCGACGGCGAGCTGACGACACTGCGGGTGCCGGGTGACTCCGCGCTGGCGCGGGCCGTGACGGAACGGGTCAGGGCCGCACTCGACGGGGAGGGTTCGGTCGCGGTGATAGCGGACCGGAAGCGCGTGGAGCCGCTGCTGTCCGCCCTGCACAGCGCCGGGCTGGCGGCCGGCGGGCCCGAGGACGGGGGCGGAGGCGGAGGCGCCCTGGGGCGGGTGGCCGTGCTGCCGGCCGACCTTGCCAAGGGACTTGAGTACGACCACGTCGTACTGGCCGAGCCCGCGCAGATCGCGGAGAGCGGTCCGCGGGGTCTTGAGCTGCTCTATGTGGTGCTCACCCGCGCGGTCTCACGGCTGGACATCCTGCACGCGCGGGAACTACCCGAGGCGATGGCGGGCTGA
- a CDS encoding DUF397 domain-containing protein, protein MQIENGIEATRIEDAVWRKSRRSNPNGNCVEVASLPGQGVAVRNSRFPSGPALVYTPAEIAAFVQGAKDGDFDDLLNVQD, encoded by the coding sequence ATGCAGATCGAGAACGGCATCGAAGCCACCCGGATCGAAGACGCTGTGTGGCGCAAGAGCCGCCGCAGCAATCCGAACGGCAACTGCGTCGAGGTCGCCTCACTCCCGGGCCAGGGGGTCGCCGTGCGCAACTCCCGGTTCCCCTCGGGGCCGGCCCTCGTCTACACACCCGCTGAGATCGCGGCCTTCGTCCAGGGCGCCAAGGACGGAGACTTCGACGACCTCCTGAACGTCCAGGACTGA